DNA sequence from the Armigeres subalbatus isolate Guangzhou_Male chromosome 1, GZ_Asu_2, whole genome shotgun sequence genome:
aagcctcctttccaagaggctcaggaagcctcctttcaagaggctcagaagcctcctttccaagaggctcaggaagcctcctttccaagaggctcggaagcctcctttccaagaggctcaagcctccttttcaagaggctcaagcctcctttccaagaggctcggaattcgagtagcacacatgtcacatatcagtcactgtgaccatatgcgaccaaatccagtcacatttgagttgctgcaaccaaatcgatctacactgtgctacttgggaagcctcctttccaagaggctcggaagcttcctctccaagaggctcggaagcctcctttccaagaggctcggaagtctcccttccaagaggctcggaagcctcctttccaagaggctcggaagcctcctttccaagaggctcggaagcctccttttcaagaggctcggaagcctcctttccaagaggctcggaagcctcctttccaagaggctcggaagcctcctttccaagaggctcggaagcctccttttcaagaggctcggaagcctcctttccaagaggctcggaattcgagtagcacacatgtcacatatcagtcactgtgaccatatgcgaccaaatccagtcacatttgagttgctgcaaccaaatcgatctacactgtgctacttgggaagcctcctttccaagaggctcggaagcttcctttctaagaggctcggaagcctcctttctaagaggctcggaagcctcctttctaagaggctcggaagcctcctttctaagaggctcggaagcctcctttccacgaggctcggaagcctcctttccaagaggctcggaagcctcctttccaagaggctcggaagcctcctttccaagaggctcggaagcctcctttccaagaggctcggaagcctcctttccaagaggctcggaagcctcctttccaagaggctcggaagcctactttccaagaggctcggaagcctccttccaagaggctcggaagcctcctttcctccTAGTACCCGACAGAACTACGGAATCTCATTTTGCTTCTTCTGCTGCCACTCATCCATGGTCTTTTCTTACAAATTTATTGCGTCTTCAAAGCACTCCGATTGACAGTTTCGGTCACGGAGTCCGACATCCAGACGCAAGGACCAAATTATGCTATCTGGTCAACTATCACTGGTCAACTTCGTTGACTTTAGATGTTCTGTTGATGAGGTGAACCTGACCCTGAAGGGGTCCAGTCCAAATACTGTAGGGTATCCCATGTTGAAACATCCACACCAGATGTGGAGAGAATAATCTTTTCCGAATGACCGACGAAGGGACTTGTTCATCCTTATCCAGCTTTAAACCTATCTAAGGTTGCTAAGAAATTGGTTAATTGTCATTTGCCTTAGAGGGGATTTAAAATCTGGTTATCGGCAATACGTTTCGCAACAAACATTGGTAGTTGAAAAAAGGCACATAAGTCGAGAAATGTATCAATTAATAcgcgtttgatcgtgttcctgCCCGGTgtgcatgttgttagtttgttCTGATTTCTGTGGCCTTTACAAAGTTTGTTAAAATCAATGTGTAAAAAGAAtagcacggtcgtatcgcttatcagagtgaatccagatccaacgatgcctatcGACTAACTGATATTGTTTCCTGTGGTTTTCGTGGAGAGGCAGAGTTTAGCACCGTCAAAACGTTGTCCGTGTTTGAACTTTCACCCCCCCACGCACGTCACTGAACAACTCTGCTGTTGaacgagtgggccaggaaccccaaaaatatcattctcatcattggtTTGAGAAATCATGAAgcttgaggtgtcgcacgacatGGTTTGACTTAGAATTGTAAATGGtcacttattccggggacaactgaccccaacgaaATCTGGAATAGTTCTGGAACCGTGCTGTGGATAGCCTCGATATAGTATAAAtggaaaattgggatccatccggatggaatgcaacttgttgcgaaagaatcggtcaagaaatgcggttTTTAAAGCAGtttcgatttttgaaagcccttaaaaacagacgttggggacggaaaggttaattaaaaaaaaactttaaggtgattatagaatgaagccagaaatcggccattttgtaaaccacgtgcttttccaatatttttttcaagagcacgagatgaaagaaccttAACGCGTAtgaggctgaaataatggtagatcgtttgcttagttatgctgaacaatcataatttgagtttcggccctgtacgaaaactattacgtcagatttgggcttttgaaaatgtatgtagataaacgtgtggtgaatttgaaattcaccacgggcttcattctatagtCACCTTAAGGCGAAATGGATCGGCTCATTGTGGTCGTATTCGGTAACAagtaaataataccacaaataaattaaaactaaacaTATGAAATAACTTTAAAGGTCTGTAGTTTATTATGAATCGTTTCTGAATGTCTGGTAAGGTTTTTGTAAGCTTTTTGAACCGACAAAAAAATACTGTTCAGAGATTATCCCATTCCCTATTTTATCACCACAAAAATTCATCTGTGGTGAGATAAACCGGATTTCACTGTTTTACCATCACCGTCTGTTGCTGCCTGCCTGTAGCACCGAAGAAAGTCTGTTCTTCCATTTTCCGTTGAAGATATTTACAGTGATGCCATCGAGCACAGAATCAAGTGATGGTACCCATCTACGtcaatttattctttattatcgtCCTATGCAGATAATGGCACAGCAGCATCGATCGGTCAATTCTATTCCTGCGCAGAAAAGGTTGGTCATTGAATGCACTGCTGACTACAATGCCTGAGATAGCAAAAAATCCACTGGCATGCAAAGGACCAATAAACCCAAACAAACTTCTTGTTGCAAAAACGATTGGAAGATTTTTAGCTCTGctgttttgaaaatcttctgAAAGTTTACCACATTGTGGAGTTCATCCTGTCTGTTGGCAAGCGGGAGCCACTTGGAACATCTTATCGCACTGTTTGTTCACTGAATGTGATGGACGACACATtccccgattgctttgattgctgaTGATGTGACTCTAAGTTGTGGTTCACTttaggcctacttcgatggtttcaaagcaATTGAATATATATATTTTCAGTTGGTGTTGGTGTTAGTTCATGGTGGTTGATGCTTGCTTTGCCTAAaagtttttataaaatttattgagTGATAAATTCACAATAAATGTATTATTTGTGTTGTACTTCATTGTTCTACAATCATACAATCTGTGATATCAAATGTTTACATAAGTTGTAACCTAGAGtgttaaaaaaatgcaaatatccCAAAATATTTCTATAAATGTGACATAATAGGTGTCTATAGTATAGGTGGTGCCaagttgctgctgctgttgttgttgctgttggtgGTGCGTCGTTCTACACACTTGCGTTTGGTTCCGTGTTGTAAAAGCGAAGGAAGTTTGATTGATGCTGGCCTTACCCCAGTACATCGCATGTACTCCAATACAGTATCGTCAATAACGATAACTGTCTTTTGGAAGGTTCTGGCTCGAAAACAAGTAATACTGTTGTGCTATTTAGGGTAGATTTGATATTGTCACGGAAAAGATTCACTCCTAGTACGTCGCATATACATACGTTAAGTTGTGTTATAAATTAACATACTTCGCATGGTTCTGGCTCACATTAAACACTCAGATGCTGTGTCTGTAGAGTAGATTTGACAGTGTCATGGAAAAGGTAAGCCTAGCTATATATTAAAGCTTTTAGTAGTGAGTATCTTCGTGGGATCCGAGTGAGTACTACGAACCTGTCCACAGCAAATACACCATAGAGAAAGCTCTGATGAAATGCACTAATACATTCTTTAGTACTGTACTTGTAGTATAACATACTAGGTTTTGCAAACGTGTGTGCAATTGATACTACAGTTGTGTTGATATTTTGTAAACGAATGTAATCTATATGTTCCTTATTTTTGTTTAGTATACGTTTCTGTCTTATAAAACGTCCACATAGTTAAATTTGTTTACACCTAATACTCTCTCTTCCGTAATAAGAATCTGgctttaaaaatgaaaaacaacaaaaaatgcaacatttgtcataaaacagAATCAGATAATAATGATTTGCTAACTTGTAAATACTGCTTTGCAATGGCTCATTTTGAGTGTCGTAAAAGTGTTGACAAAAACAGGAAAATGCCAGGACACATAACAAATTTCTGTTCTCCCAAATGCTCTAGTCTGTATGATCGTATTACCACAACAGAAGTTAAAAATGATCCGACTATCAATCAATTTATCGATGATCTGAAAAATGTTATGCATGAAAATACGCGAACTATCAGAAGTCAGGTGCAATCAGTAACATCTGCAATTGAAGCATCTCAGCAATTTCTCTCATCTAAGTTCGAAACTATCTTGGCAGACTTTCGAAGCTTGAAAGATGAAAATAATCGTCTCAAGCGAGAAATCGAAGACTTAAAAGTGCTTCAAACTTCGTTATCTGCTGTGGTCTGCCCCTAGAAATTCGAAACAGAATGGACTTGGACCGACTGCTGAAGGGTCAACATTAATTACTTAATGTGCTTCAGATTTGGGTAAATTTTGCAATTTGTAATCACTGATGGCTAATGTTCTGCAGAACTTCTTTCATTACACTTTAGATGAGTTTTATGAAAAGAATATGAACAAATCTGAGAAATCCTTGAGAATTTTTCAATGGAATATAAGAGGAATGAATGACTTGAACAAATTTGATTCGATTAAAGAGTTTCTAGTACCACTGGACATTCTAATAATTGGAGAAACATGGTTGAAAGCTGAAAACACATCGCTATATGCTATACCAGGATATCAGCATGTTTTCTCATGCAGGGGTTCATCAAGTGAGGGCTTGGCAATGTACATTTCGAATAAAATAAACTATCGCTTGATATCATCTGAAGTTTCGGATGGATTGCACCATATTCacattgaactcaaaatacttCAACACCACTACGATATACACGGAGTTTATAGACCTCCTTCATTTCATGTTAATAGTTTTCTGGACAAACTTGAAGATTGGATCAGTATTTCTTCCTTGAGTCACTCTTGTTTTATCCTAGGAGATGTTAATATCCCAATGAACTTGATTCATAACAATGTTGTTAATAAATATAGGTCACTCATAGAGTCATATGGAATGGTTTGTGGTAACACCTATGTGACAAGACCTGCTAGTAATAATTTGTTAGATCATATTGTTTGTCGATTGGAAGATTTAGATCGTCTTTGTAATGATACCatattttcggatataagtgaTCACACGCAAATTGTTTCAACTTTTAAATTGTTAATTAATAGGGAGCCAACGGTATTAACCAAAAGAATAATAAATCATCAACTACTAGAAACTGAGTTCGAACATTTCTTAGACACTATTATAATTGAAGATGATGTGTCGAAAGTTTTAACCGAAATACAGAACGCGTATAATAGCATATTATCCCGTTGTACAAAAATCGTATCAAAACAAATCGTAGTGAAAAATCAATGTTGTCCTTGGATGACCTTTGATCTTTGTGCATTGATAAAATTAAAGATAACTATTAAAACGAGTTAAACGTTATCCAAATgatattaatttgaaaactATGCTGGACCATATAAGTAGGAAAGTTCAATGTACCAAACAGCTATGCAAAAACGATACTTCGAAAATTTACTGAACACAACATGTCATTCGAAAATGTGGAAAACTATCAATAAAATTTTTGGGAGAGCCAGTGATAAATGCCGAATTATGGTTAATGGTGAAAGCAACCTCACAGCAAATAGCATTCAGGAATCTTGCGAAAATCTCAACAAATATTTCACAACAGTTGGACAAAAGTTAGCTGATGAAATTCCCAATCGCACTGGTACAAATCCGTGTGACAATATTCAAACTGTAAGTAACTCAATATTCCTGCGCCCAGCGAATCCCAATGAAGTACTATCACTCATTAAAGACCTAGATGGTAGCaaaagtccaggtccagataaTTTACCTTCCTCGGTTCTTAAAACACACTCGGTGAAATTTTCGAGACTACTATCCGAAATGTTTAATAACATTATTTCCAGCGGCGAATATCCTGATTGCTTAAAACGGCCAAAGTGATACCAATCTTTAAATCTGGCGATACACATATGGCGTGTAACTATCGTCCAATTTCCACGTTATCAgtattcaacaaaattttcgaaaacTGCTTGTGAACAGATTATATAACTTTTTGAGCAACACAATATTTTGTATCCGTTGCAATATGGTTTTCGACGTGGCTGTAGCACCACCACAGCAGTTATAGAACTCGTTGATTATGTTACCAGACAAATTGAAGCGAAAAATGTTGTCGGAGGACTGTTCATAGATTTAAAAAAGGCTTTTGATACGCTGAATCATAACATTCTTTTAGCGAAGCTTGAGCGTTATGGTGTCAGAGGAATTGCAAATCGGCTAGTTGGCAGCTATTTATCGAATCGAAAACAATATGTAACAATTGATGGCGAAATAAGTAGGACACTTGGTATAAACGTAGGTGTCCCTCAGGGAAGCAATATTGGGCCACTTCTTTTCCTTATTTATGTTAACGATATTGGTACATTAAATCTAAAAGGTGTGCCTAGACTCTTTGCAGATGACTCGGCTATATTTTTCCTGGATCGTGCTCTGATGTCATCGTCCTAAATATTGAGCATGACCTTGCCATCTCTCATGATTATTTTTGTACGAATCTCCTCTCACTTAATTTGTCCAAAAGCAAATTTATGTTGTTTCATTCACCACGAAAAAACCAACTCTTAGAAGCTATCCAAAATTACATAATATAACTATCGAACAAGTCAATGCATTCAAATACCTTGGTATTATCCTAGACCCTACTTTTTCATGGAATAACCACATCGCGAATGTTGAGCAGAAAGTATCAGTATTATGTGGTGTCATCAGGAAAGTTAAGTCCTTTGTATCGCAGACCGCTCTGTTGAATTATTATTATGCTTGCATTCACTCCATATTACAGTATCTGAACATAGTATGGGAAATGCATGTAAATCCAAACTCAAACGGCTTCAGACATTGCAGAATCGttgtttgaaacatattttcaatcttCCTCGTTTGTATCCCACAATCAGCTTATATAATAATGAAAGTCATAAAATTCTTCCTATTCGTGGTCTTTGTGAGCTTCAAACATGTACTTATGTGCATGATATAATATATAACACAGGCATCCATAATAACTTACCAATTACATTGAATAATCAACTCCAGAATACACGACAAGCACATCACTTAGTCCGAACCCAGGCTAAAACTAATCTTGGACAGAGAAGAATCACTTTTATAGGTCCTCAAAAGTACAACACATTACCTAACGAGTTGAAACAAGTCTCGAATAGAAACATATTTAAAGCCAGATTGAAACTGTatctaaaacataaaatatgtgAATATCTTTGAACTGATCATTTAACCATGAACTATCCTTAAAGTACTTTTATTATAATTCTTCGTCATATTTCCAACCATATATGTTTACTTTTAGTGTTTATAGGGATCCCTTAAAAGGAATTTAGTTTCCACAGGGTACACCCTGCTTATCTTATTGTTGTAATTGTTCATCACACATACCTaagcatttaaatttatttttgtatttccaTGTTAGTCTTTCTTGTTTAAAAATTAGATGCGTCCATTGCCAGGAAGCTCTCTGTGCGAGTTTCTTGGTGTGGGGGAAGTGGTGggccattaaaaaaaaaaaaaaaaaaaaaaatatgatttatatGATGAACGGCAAGTactgtttcactgccacacacaTACATGATGTCTTGAATGAAGACATGCTTGgttctttgttttatttttctcacATACTTGGTATACCCCCGCCGTTACGCTTGGAAggcacctttgcgtggtgtgttacggtgtaagatctaccacggtcacattgcatTGTCAGCCACATgaaaatcctgacccaacgaataccttccccaatatccaaccccgcagtacttatgagggtgtcgctgagtcgggggcctctcattaagtaagtactacaccaacacttcctttccctcccaagttacggtgaagatgggcgtggccaggagtagtaatcctcatgcttttgtgatttttattctAGATTGGAATCAAGAACCACACCCACCtttatttctgatagcaatctgaataaggatttcaaaagaaaaacatgagtatcactagtgtccaatctacgaagtacaccgtaactatgctatgctatgcattTTCTCACATACTTGGTATATAATTTCTGGATCGTATGATTTTTCTAGTTATTACATCATTAAAAAGATGCGATGACTTTTCGTCAGAGTTCATATTTGACAGTTATGAAAAATAATCTGCAAATTTACTAAACAATAAAAATGCTGGTGAGAACTCGCTTTGATATTCAAAAAATGTCCTACTTACAATTTTAGCTAAGCCCGATATCAATTGCAGTTGCTTTCTTTTACAAATCAATGAATAGAAGGGCACGCCGTTTGTTTTTTACTCTATgatgtaaaaataaatataaattcttTGTGATAACGATCTTCAGACTGGAATTATGTACATAATAGTATTCATagtaaaataatgaaataaaatcaCGTAAAACTTGAAACTTCAACGCTGCCAAGGGCCACCGTTCTTGGCGGGGCCATCCCAGCCAACCGCACGCTACACCGCTGAGTTATATCCAGTCTAAATTGTCCAATGCATAGTCAAAAAAAGTGCTATTCATTATCATGATATGCCGAATTTCTGCAGGGTAGATAAGATTCAAACCATTATCACAAGACTGGTTCTTCCCCTCTAATTGACCAATCTCAGCGATGTTCATTATTATAAATAAGAAGCTCCCTGAAAACGCCAGCTCAGTTGTGTCTTGAATCGGCTATCACGTAAGGAAAGTGTCGTCCCAACAAATTTATTGCGCTTATCATGTCTACAGATGCTTTCATCGAAAAACTTAAGGCTCGCTTAGCAGCCGTTGATCCGAACGCACCGCGCAAGGTGGTCGGTGTATTCCAACTGAACATCAAGACCGCAACCGGTGTCGAGCAATACAGTGAGTTTGCGAAATTTGGATATACGTACTGGAAGCTCTCTaattagtattatattttttgcagTTATCGATCTGAAGCAATTGAAAGCGGATACGGGAGTTGCTGATAGCCCGGATGTCACCCTCACCATTGCATTGGAGGATATGCAGGCCATTATCGGAAAGACTCTGACCGTTAGCGAAGCTCTGAAGAGCGGTAAATTCGAGGTGTCCGGAAATCCCGAACTGGCTGCCAAGTTGGGCGAAACGATCTAAATTATTCAATAAAGAAGTTTGATCCAGACTATAATTGttattatattaaaattaatttggaaatcctttaatttattttttttatttattttgttcatttaatttcatctgATAGAAATTGTTTTATACATATAGGGATGGGGAAAAGCTTCTTTAAGATAGCGAAGTGTTGTACTGAAAGTGTCATAAAAACCCCTTATCTTTTAACAAACATTACATAAACTGATTCGACATATTCACAACAGATTAAAAGTAAACAATATAAAAGTAAGAGTGGTCTTAGCgctaaaacaaaataaatgcaTCTTCATATTCATTATACAGTGCGCCCAACGCCTTCCGACAACGGCTGGAGCGTATGTTACGCATCGGAATCAGGTGAGATGTTgtccaatttcaattttttgttagagttggtattttttaaccattttttcCGGCCTACAACATGGATGCGACCTTGACCCTGACCCAGGGTCGCATCCATGTTGTAGGCCGGAAAAAATGGTTAAAACATACCAACTCTAACAAAAAAAGTAAATTGGACAACATCTCACCTGATTCCAATGCGTAACATACGCTCCAGCCGTTGTCGGAAGGCGTTGGGCGTAGAGCTGAAGTCGAAAGTTCTGTACTACTCATTGAAGCGTAATGACATGTACCGAACAGGATCATGCAGCATATAATTTGCTACACGTGGTACAGCAAATTTCTTGTCCGTGGTGATCGTTCTGGAGCATACATTTGTAGAACAGCAAGCATTTCAGGAGAATCGATTTCCCCAACAAGAGCTTTAGCCACAAAACAGCCTGAGCTATTGATCTTCTATGCTCCAGAGTGTTCTAATCCCAGAAGTTGGCATCGGTGTTCATAAGGCGGTAGGTTAACAGCATCGTTCCAAGGAAGATGGCGTAGTGCATAGAGCACAAATTTCTTTTGCACGGTTTCCAGTCTTGATATCCAAACTCTCTGATATGGGCTTCAAATAACTGAGCCAAATTCGACAATGGATCGAACTAGTAGGCAATATAGTGCTGCTCAGGGGTAAAACTGCAGCcgaatcgggttgtacgcaaaggtgacgtaggactacgtagctatacgaaatggctGGTATTTGCTATCAtaatttgtgtctctttattaacattgagcaaactgctcggaggtcaactgaatcaagaagccgAATGGTTGCtccccagttggatggactttaaGTCTTCAACCGTGAAAAAGGGATAAACACGACTCATCGGCTGCATCGAAACTTGACTGACTTTCAATTGACGACATCACCATCCTAGAAGAcatcatcctcaaaaatgtccgaaataaaggagaaataagcagaatcggaaGTGGCGCggaaccaaacgcaaatatatttatttgcaacgttcagCTTCCGTCCGCGATAGAAGCATACGTGTATCGTTTTCTATGGCGCCGGTGGCAAAGTGAAAGGAACTTCAAGAAGTTATTACACACAGTTCTTTccaggacttaaactatttattcaTAGAAAGGTATTGACCGTTGGGAAAAATTTcacccagacaaacagactatTCGGTTTAAATTTTCGTATTCATTAGCTTAAACGACA
Encoded proteins:
- the LOC134205260 gene encoding peroxisomal multifunctional enzyme A-like, translated to MSTDAFIEKLKARLAAVDPNAPRKVVGVFQLNIKTATGVEQYIIDLKQLKADTGVADSPDVTLTIALEDMQAIIGKTLTVSEALKSGKFEVSGNPELAAKLGETI